A region of Deinococcus rubellus DNA encodes the following proteins:
- a CDS encoding helix-turn-helix domain-containing protein, producing MRFRHHGPDPGLRELVQGYWEFEDMHLAGPQQTYDMAERTVRLMFLADTLLVGPSVDTLRPISPVVLTPFPLQPQRTVVQGQLRALVAERYPWGARQLLGWQAAMTPDILDAALSASTWGREIVALVQRGEWRTAREALEAHLLRLAGLHREPGTGMQAAQRIYQSFGMVRIAALAEELKLSTRTLERQFAQQVGVSAKTLARMVRFGEANTRIRMNPAVLMADLTFELGFSDQAHLTREFKALSSVPPVFSLPSPRVANTAWIWICCRRVAICTWSWNRILTSGRD from the coding sequence ATGCGCTTCCGGCACCACGGCCCCGACCCGGGCCTACGCGAACTGGTGCAAGGCTACTGGGAGTTCGAAGACATGCATCTGGCCGGGCCGCAGCAGACCTACGACATGGCCGAGCGTACCGTCCGCCTGATGTTCCTGGCCGACACCCTCCTGGTCGGGCCGAGCGTCGACACGCTCCGCCCCATCTCACCGGTCGTGCTCACTCCATTTCCCCTTCAGCCCCAGCGCACGGTGGTGCAGGGACAACTGCGCGCCCTGGTGGCCGAACGCTATCCCTGGGGTGCCAGGCAGCTCCTGGGCTGGCAGGCAGCGATGACACCGGACATTCTGGACGCTGCTCTCAGCGCCAGTACCTGGGGCCGTGAGATCGTGGCGCTCGTGCAGCGAGGCGAGTGGCGCACTGCACGCGAGGCGCTCGAAGCGCACCTGTTGCGCCTTGCCGGACTGCACCGCGAACCGGGCACGGGCATGCAGGCGGCCCAGCGGATCTACCAGTCGTTCGGCATGGTGCGGATCGCCGCGCTGGCCGAGGAGCTGAAGCTCAGCACGCGTACCCTAGAGCGCCAGTTCGCACAGCAGGTCGGGGTGAGCGCCAAGACGCTGGCCCGCATGGTCCGCTTCGGCGAGGCAAACACCCGCATCCGCATGAATCCGGCGGTACTGATGGCCGACCTGACCTTTGAGCTGGGCTTTTCCGACCAGGCACACCTGACCAGAGAGTTCAAGGCCCTGTCGAGCGTTCCCCCGGTGTTTTCGCTGCCGTCGCCGCGCGTCGCCAACACGGCGTGGATCTGGATCTGTTGCAGGCGGGTGGCGATTTGTACCTGGAGCTGGAATCGCATCCTGACTTCGGGCCGGGACTGA
- a CDS encoding transposase, producing MAEPLLPAAKPGGRPRTVDLHEMLCAIMSVLQGGTAWRNLPHDSSAWQTVERPLTTPINMVDTLPSVESGR from the coding sequence GTGGCTGAACCGTTGCTCCCCGCTGCCAAACCAGGAGGTCGACCGCGCACGGTCGACCTCCACGAAATGCTGTGCGCGATCATGTCTGTCTTGCAGGGCGGCACTGCCTGGAGAAACCTACCTCACGACTCTTCAGCCTGGCAGACAGTGGAACGCCCATTAACAACGCCCATTAACATGGTTGACACGCTCCCGTCGGTTGAGTCGGGACGATGA
- a CDS encoding ABC transporter permease has protein sequence MERSPDPRTKMLSAELDGALSAQPAATAVIDTVAALGGAAQSPRPVRPWNHWLSTALFVGPLLIVLLAFLIVPALAVLVGAFRSDGVDGSAGGWTLGHLRALGQPQYLTGLKNSVLLSGASALLGTLIGGLTAYAVLGEGGPRWLRAPLIAFSGVAANFAGVPLALAFVATLGTTGILTRLLAAVGLDLNRSGFSLFTFSGLILVYLYFQIPLMVILIAPALDGLRREWREAAENLGASAGQFWRFVGLPILAPALLASAVLLFGNAFSAYATAYALTSGALPLLPLQIGAVLSGNVISDPHLGQALALLVIAVMALTMGLYTLLERLGSRWRK, from the coding sequence GTGGAACGCTCCCCAGACCCGCGAACCAAGATGCTCAGCGCTGAACTGGACGGCGCACTCAGCGCCCAGCCCGCCGCCACCGCAGTCATTGATACAGTGGCGGCACTGGGCGGCGCGGCCCAGTCCCCACGTCCGGTTCGCCCCTGGAATCACTGGCTGAGCACCGCGCTGTTTGTCGGCCCACTGCTGATCGTATTGCTGGCCTTTCTGATCGTTCCGGCCCTGGCGGTGCTGGTGGGGGCCTTCCGCTCGGACGGGGTGGACGGATCGGCGGGCGGCTGGACGCTTGGGCATCTGCGGGCGCTGGGCCAGCCGCAGTATCTGACGGGCCTGAAAAACAGCGTGCTGCTCAGCGGCGCGTCAGCCCTGCTGGGAACATTGATCGGTGGGCTGACCGCCTACGCCGTGCTGGGCGAGGGCGGCCCACGCTGGCTGCGTGCCCCACTGATCGCCTTTTCGGGCGTGGCGGCGAATTTCGCGGGCGTGCCGCTGGCACTGGCCTTCGTCGCCACACTGGGCACCACCGGCATCCTGACGCGCTTACTGGCGGCGGTGGGCCTGGACCTCAACCGCTCCGGCTTCAGCTTATTTACCTTCAGCGGGTTGATCTTGGTGTACCTGTACTTCCAGATTCCGCTGATGGTGATTCTGATTGCGCCCGCACTGGACGGGTTGCGGCGCGAGTGGCGCGAGGCGGCCGAGAATCTGGGGGCGTCGGCGGGGCAGTTCTGGCGCTTTGTCGGCCTGCCGATTCTGGCCCCGGCGCTCCTCGCCAGCGCGGTGCTGCTGTTCGGCAACGCCTTTTCGGCTTACGCCACTGCCTACGCGCTGACCTCCGGAGCGCTGCCGCTGCTGCCGCTTCAGATCGGCGCGGTGCTGTCGGGCAATGTCATCTCCGACCCGCACCTGGGGCAGGCCCTGGCCCTGCTGGTGATCGCAGTGATGGCCCTGACCATGGGCCTGTATACCCTGCTGGAACGACTCGGTTCCCGGTGGCGCAAATGA
- a CDS encoding MarR family winged helix-turn-helix transcriptional regulator, producing the protein MSHRLLAVASATPRHWFELEELATRRGMRLCDKVSITMALKMLANHGFLERHQGQLDGNVQLYTLTPEGEGLLDELHP; encoded by the coding sequence GTGTCGCACCGACTCCTGGCGGTGGCCTCAGCAACACCGCGCCACTGGTTCGAGCTGGAAGAACTGGCGACTCGCCGAGGGATGCGCCTGTGCGACAAGGTCAGTATCACGATGGCGCTCAAGATGCTGGCCAACCACGGGTTTCTGGAGCGTCATCAGGGGCAACTGGATGGGAATGTCCAGCTGTATACCCTCACGCCTGAAGGGGAAGGGTTGCTCGACGAACTGCACCCGTGA
- a CDS encoding sugar phosphate isomerase/epimerase family protein produces MNDLSRLGLAVTLPELRQAAGWLKDGARDVELQDICEVPALLDGDWREVARQSRELLEGHTGRIGVHAPFWNLSLASLDPEIRRVVQSRYLLGLDYAEAVGGTHLVIHSPFYFFGHALVAHRDTLEQEIELTHLTLRPVLERAEQLGCTLVIENILDTNPEPLLALVTSFDSPFVRLSIDVGHAHLMAARGGPQASHWLHAADQWLGHVHLQDNDAASDAHLAPGEGTVHWPSILRALRAGITDPRLIVEVRPSELERAMAWVDGVSTGLDVHSDELRVHTT; encoded by the coding sequence ATGAACGATCTGAGCAGATTGGGGCTGGCCGTGACTTTGCCGGAACTGAGACAGGCCGCTGGGTGGCTTAAAGACGGAGCGCGAGACGTTGAACTTCAAGACATCTGCGAGGTGCCGGCTCTACTGGATGGCGACTGGCGCGAGGTGGCGCGGCAATCCCGCGAGTTGCTGGAGGGGCACACGGGCCGCATCGGGGTGCATGCGCCGTTCTGGAACCTCTCGCTCGCCAGCCTTGACCCGGAGATTCGCCGGGTGGTGCAGTCCCGTTACCTGCTGGGTCTGGACTACGCCGAGGCGGTGGGCGGCACGCATCTGGTCATTCACAGCCCGTTCTACTTCTTCGGCCACGCCCTGGTGGCGCACCGGGACACGCTGGAGCAGGAAATAGAGCTGACCCACCTTACCCTGCGCCCAGTCTTGGAACGCGCTGAGCAGCTCGGCTGCACGCTGGTCATTGAAAATATCCTGGACACCAACCCTGAGCCGCTGCTGGCGCTGGTGACTTCATTCGACAGCCCATTTGTGCGCCTGAGTATCGACGTGGGTCACGCGCACCTGATGGCCGCGCGCGGCGGGCCTCAGGCGTCCCACTGGCTGCACGCGGCGGACCAGTGGTTGGGTCACGTCCACCTGCAAGACAACGACGCCGCCTCGGACGCGCACCTCGCACCCGGCGAGGGCACGGTTCACTGGCCCAGCATTTTGCGCGCACTGCGGGCGGGTATCACGGACCCGCGCCTGATCGTGGAGGTCAGGCCAAGCGAGCTGGAACGGGCGATGGCCTGGGTGGACGGTGTAAGCACAGGTCTGGACGTCCATTCGGACGAGCTGCGCGTCCACACCACCTGA
- a CDS encoding ABC transporter ATP-binding protein, with product MIETQHLEAHHRGKPALHDVRVQGGQDLTAIIGPSGAGNSTLLRAIDGLIPYSGGQILLQGQASGRPQSKQLQRQQKHVGTAYSGRMRQ from the coding sequence GTGATTGAAACCCAACATCTGGAAGCGCACCACCGGGGCAAGCCCGCCCTGCACGATGTGAGGGTGCAGGGCGGCCAGGACCTTACCGCCATCATCGGCCCCAGCGGCGCGGGCAACTCCACCCTGCTGCGGGCCATCGACGGCCTGATTCCGTACAGCGGCGGTCAGATTCTGCTCCAGGGTCAAGCGTCGGGCCGCCCACAATCCAAGCAGCTCCAGCGGCAACAGAAGCACGTCGGTACTGCGTATTCCGGTCGTATGCGGCAGTGA
- a CDS encoding tyrosine-type recombinase/integrase, with protein sequence MSGKRSNGEGSIYQLTDGSWRGSITVQLDGLGRPKRKSVRGKTQKEVREKLKHLLRLRDENALIDSSRMTISEFLEVWIRDTNPNLKATTAHKRGDVIRLYVAPHLGRHQLQKLTPLDIQHWQTNLLTTPRKEGAMPLNPNTVAGAMTLLNTALKHALQLGLIHRNPADAVKRVKVPRRDFQVWEPSEVQRLIVAVQDDRLYGLVYLALTTGMRRGELCGLQWADITRGVITVRHNCVLVGNTATITTPKSEKSRRRIPLPADTLEALRLHRERQHRERDAAGEDWQATDLVFASSIGTLYHPRNLLRDWYVLLEMAKVRRIRIHDLRHTYASLAIYQGLDPKSVADRLGHSRASLTLDLYAHVFEEQRERAALTLGELMNRSESTDGLQR encoded by the coding sequence ATGTCCGGTAAACGCTCAAACGGCGAAGGCTCCATCTACCAGCTCACCGACGGTTCGTGGCGCGGTTCCATCACGGTGCAGCTCGACGGCCTGGGCCGCCCCAAGCGCAAGTCGGTGCGCGGCAAAACCCAGAAGGAAGTCCGCGAGAAACTCAAGCACCTGCTGCGGCTGCGTGACGAGAACGCCCTGATCGACAGCAGCCGCATGACCATCAGCGAGTTCCTCGAAGTCTGGATACGCGACACCAACCCCAACCTGAAGGCCACCACCGCCCACAAGCGCGGTGATGTGATCCGGCTCTACGTCGCGCCGCACCTCGGCAGGCACCAGCTCCAGAAGCTCACTCCGCTGGACATTCAGCACTGGCAGACCAATCTGCTCACCACGCCCCGCAAAGAGGGGGCCATGCCGCTCAATCCCAACACGGTGGCCGGGGCCATGACGCTGCTCAACACCGCCCTCAAGCACGCGCTCCAGCTCGGCCTGATTCACCGCAACCCGGCCGACGCGGTCAAGCGCGTGAAGGTGCCGCGCCGCGACTTTCAGGTGTGGGAACCCAGCGAAGTGCAGCGCCTGATCGTGGCAGTGCAGGACGACCGGCTTTACGGCCTGGTCTACCTCGCCCTGACCACCGGGATGCGGCGCGGCGAGCTGTGTGGCCTGCAGTGGGCAGACATCACCCGTGGCGTGATCACCGTGCGTCACAACTGCGTGCTGGTGGGCAACACCGCCACCATCACCACCCCGAAATCCGAGAAGTCCCGCCGCCGCATTCCGCTGCCCGCCGACACGTTAGAAGCGCTGCGCCTGCACCGCGAACGCCAGCACCGCGAGCGTGACGCAGCAGGGGAGGACTGGCAGGCGACCGACCTGGTGTTCGCCAGCAGCATCGGCACGCTGTACCACCCGCGTAACCTGCTGAGGGACTGGTATGTGCTGCTGGAAATGGCCAAGGTGCGCCGCATCCGCATCCATGATCTGCGCCACACCTACGCCAGTCTCGCTATTTACCAGGGCCTTGATCCCAAGTCGGTGGCGGACCGCCTCGGCCACAGCCGCGCCAGCCTAACTCTGGACTTGTACGCGCACGTCTTCGAGGAGCAGCGCGAACGGGCGGCCCTGACCCTCGGCGAATTGATGAACCGGAGCGAGTCGACGGACGGTCTTCAGCGCTGA
- a CDS encoding ABC transporter permease produces the protein MRQNILAQTGRGVWIGVVGVYFMLPLLALAIYSLWAGGSRYDFSAYARIFSDPQFHQTFGLSFGLAVETILISFALVIPAAFWVNLRAPGLRNLLGSLSILSFVVPPIVLVGGLTSLYKGPEWFVGTPQFLVAGYVVLSLPYTYRTLDTGLRALDLQTLSEAAQSLGAGWGTLLRRIILPNIRSAVLGGSLLTLAIVLGEFTLANVLLFNTFAVYINYIGQTQGTPAAALSLISLAVTWAAMLVMLRVGRGRAELGGTR, from the coding sequence GTGAGGCAAAATATTCTGGCCCAGACCGGTCGCGGTGTGTGGATCGGCGTTGTGGGCGTGTACTTCATGCTGCCGCTGCTGGCACTGGCGATCTACAGCTTGTGGGCGGGCGGCAGCCGCTACGACTTCTCGGCTTACGCCAGAATCTTCAGTGACCCACAGTTTCACCAGACCTTCGGGCTGTCGTTCGGGCTGGCGGTGGAAACCATCCTGATCAGCTTTGCGCTGGTGATTCCGGCGGCCTTCTGGGTCAATCTGCGTGCGCCAGGCCTGCGAAACCTGCTGGGCAGCCTCTCGATCCTGTCGTTTGTGGTGCCGCCCATCGTTCTGGTCGGTGGCCTGACCAGCCTCTACAAGGGGCCGGAGTGGTTCGTCGGTACACCGCAGTTTCTGGTGGCCGGGTACGTGGTGCTGAGTCTGCCCTACACCTACCGCACCTTAGATACTGGCCTGCGGGCGCTGGATTTGCAGACACTCAGCGAGGCGGCGCAGAGCCTGGGGGCAGGCTGGGGCACCCTGCTGCGGCGCATTATCCTGCCCAACATCCGCAGCGCCGTGCTGGGCGGCTCGCTGCTGACCCTTGCCATCGTGCTGGGCGAATTCACCCTCGCGAACGTACTGCTGTTTAACACCTTCGCGGTCTACATCAATTACATCGGTCAGACGCAGGGCACGCCCGCCGCCGCGCTGTCGCTGATCAGTCTGGCCGTCACCTGGGCCGCCATGCTGGTCATGCTGCGGGTTGGGCGGGGCCGGGCCGAACTGGGAGGCACAAGATGA
- a CDS encoding ABC transporter substrate-binding protein — protein MKKTLMQRKSVRVGLLMIAGTSLAALAQTMTMPNLPASVVTAGKKDGSLNTIALPPDWANYGEIISTFEKMYGLNLTNASPNISSAEELQAIRSLKGQKRAPDVVDVGPAFAISGTGEKLFTPYKPSTWASIPADAKDKDGHWVGNYFGVISFGVNKNIIKNVPKTWADLAKPEYKGQVALNGNPLSAQAAFSAVWSAALANGGSLDNIQPGIDFFAKLKKMGNYIPVGATPATVQTGQTPIVADWDYLNLGYSKQFAGKVDWSVVVPNDGVYGSHYATAISATGPNQGAAKLWEEFITSDAGQMLFLKGYAHPIRFNDMVKRGVIPKDVLASLPDAAIYQKVRFATPAQVTKAQDVLKAQWAAKVGQ, from the coding sequence ATGAAGAAGACACTGATGCAGCGCAAGTCCGTGCGGGTGGGTCTCCTGATGATCGCAGGTACATCCCTGGCGGCTTTGGCCCAGACCATGACGATGCCCAATCTGCCCGCCAGCGTGGTGACAGCGGGCAAAAAAGATGGCAGCCTCAACACCATCGCCCTGCCGCCAGACTGGGCCAATTACGGCGAGATCATCAGCACCTTCGAGAAGATGTACGGCCTGAATCTCACCAACGCTTCTCCCAACATCTCCAGCGCCGAGGAATTGCAGGCCATCCGCTCGCTGAAGGGCCAGAAACGTGCCCCGGACGTGGTGGATGTCGGTCCAGCCTTCGCCATCAGCGGCACGGGCGAGAAGCTGTTCACCCCCTATAAGCCGTCGACCTGGGCCAGTATCCCTGCCGACGCCAAGGACAAAGACGGCCACTGGGTGGGCAATTACTTCGGCGTGATCTCGTTCGGCGTCAACAAGAACATCATCAAGAACGTGCCCAAGACCTGGGCCGACCTCGCCAAGCCGGAATACAAGGGTCAGGTGGCGCTCAACGGCAATCCGCTCTCGGCGCAGGCCGCCTTCTCGGCGGTCTGGTCGGCGGCGCTGGCCAACGGCGGCTCACTGGATAACATTCAGCCGGGCATCGACTTTTTTGCCAAACTCAAGAAAATGGGCAACTACATCCCGGTGGGGGCCACGCCCGCCACCGTTCAGACCGGACAAACGCCCATCGTGGCCGACTGGGATTACCTGAATCTGGGCTACAGCAAGCAGTTCGCCGGGAAGGTCGACTGGAGCGTGGTCGTGCCGAACGACGGCGTGTACGGCAGCCACTACGCCACCGCCATCAGCGCCACTGGCCCCAACCAGGGAGCCGCCAAACTGTGGGAGGAGTTCATCACGTCCGACGCCGGGCAGATGCTGTTTCTCAAAGGCTACGCCCACCCGATCCGCTTCAACGACATGGTCAAGCGCGGCGTGATTCCCAAGGACGTGTTGGCCAGCTTGCCCGACGCGGCGATCTACCAGAAAGTCAGGTTCGCCACGCCTGCCCAGGTGACCAAGGCGCAGGACGTGCTCAAAGCCCAGTGGGCCGCCAAGGTCGGGCAGTAA